The DNA window AAGTCATCGGGCAAAGTTACGTTGCGATTTACGATCACAACCGCATGCTCGATTCCGGCGGCAAATTTTACTTTTTGTCACCGGGAGATTGGTTTAATTTAAAAACCAGGGAAGCATTCCGGCCAACCACTACCCGGGAGCCGCTGGAACGAGTTACTAAAAAAAGCTGGGCTGAACAATAAGCTGAATTTACCGGACTGGAGAAAACAAATGCTGAAAAAAAGTTTTATTTTGCTGACTTTGTTGATCTCGAACTCATTCGCCAGTTTGACTTTTGCACAAAATTCCTCAATGCTGGGTTTCACTCAGGCATCAGCGGAAAAACAGCGCGAGCTAGAACAACAAATTATCGGAAAGCCTTCCGGCGATCGCATGTTGATATACCACAAAGCCATGACCGCCGAACCTCACCATGCCGGCACGGCGGCAAACGTCCGCACCGCGGAGTACTTTGCGGAGAAATTGCGCGAATTTGGTTTTGATGAAATCGAAATGAACACCTACGAGGCTTTGCTGCCGCGCCCGATCGAACGCCTCGTCGAGCTTCTCGAACCTGAAAAGTTTACGCTGAAACTCATGGAACCGGCTTTTCCCGAAGATCCGGATTCGGGCCAGGAAGGCGTCCTCCCTCCTTTCAACGCCTACTCTGCAGACGGCGACGTGACCGCCGAAGTTGTTTATGTGAATTACGGCATCCCGGCTGACTATGACATTCTGGACTCGCTGGGCATTTCAGTCGAAGGAAAAATTGTCATCGCCCGCTACGGAAAGAGCTGGCGCGGCATCAAGCCCAGGCTTGCCGGCGAACGCGGCGCCATCGGCTGCCTGCTTTATTCAGATCCAGCCGATGACGGTTTTGCCAAGGGGGACGTTCTGCCGCAAGGCAAATGGCGACCGGGAGACGGAGTGCAGCGCGGCTCAGTCATGGACATGCCGACTTACCCCGGCGATCCTCAGACTCCGATGTGGCCCTCCAAAATCGGGGCGGAGCGCATTCCTTTAAAAGAAATCACCACCCTGCAGAAGATTCCGGTTTTGCCCATTTCTTACAACGACGCCCTGCCGATTCTTCGAAATATCGGCGGTGAAACGGTCCCTGAAAGTTGGCGCGGCGGCCTGCCCATTACTTATCATCATGGTCCGGGACCGGCAAAAGTGCACATGAAATTGAAATTCGATTGGGGGGTGCGCCCGATTGTAAACGTCATCGGTTATTTGCGCGGCAGTGAAGAGCCGGATAAAATTATCATGACCGGCGGCCACCGCGATGCCTGGACATTTGGCGGCCGCGACCCCATTAGTGGTGCGGTTTCTTTGCTGGAATCAGCAAGGGTCATCGCCGACCTCGCCAAAAAAGGCTTTTGGCCGAAGAGAACCATTGCCTTTGCGAGCTGGGATGGGGAAGAATACGGTTTGATCGGCTCCACCGAATATGGCGAAGAATTTGCTGAAAAACTTCAGAGCGAGATGGTGGTTTATCTTAACCGGGAGAGTTACACGGCCGGGGATTTTAGCGCCGCAGGCAGCCATTCCCTGCAGCCCTTTATCAATGAAATTTCTCGCGAGGTCAGGGTTCCGGGAGACTCGCTCACCATCCACGAATCCTGGAGCAAACAATTTGATGAAACCGAACTTGTGGCTCAAGGGGCCCGCAAGGATGTTCGGCTCGGCGCTCTGGGTTCCGGCAGCGATTATACGGTCTTTCTGGATCACCTGGGGATTCCAGCAATCAATTTAGGATTTAGCTCCGGCAACGGTATTTATCATTCGCGCTATGACAGCCACTGGTTTTTTACAACCCACGGTGACCCGGGCTTCGCTTTTGGGGAAAAGCAAGCTGAGCTGGTGGCGATTTTTCTCACGCGCATGGCCAACGCCGACGTCCTGCCCTTTACTTACACCAGCACGACTGAAACCATTGACCGTTATCTGGACGAGCTCGATGAGGAACTCAAAAAGCGTGACTTAAACGAGTCCATTCATCTCGCAACGATTCATGCGGCGAATGCAGAATTGCAGGCAACGGCGACGGTACTCGATGGTGAAATCAGACGCATCTCACAAATGAGCGCGGCGGAAATAGACCGTCAAAGCGACCCAATAAAGCAGTTGAATAATTTGCTTCTAAAAGCGGAACAGGGCTTTCTGCATCAGGACGGCTTGCCGGGGCGGCCCTGGTACCGGCATCAAATTTATGCCCCCGGTTTTTACACCGGCTATGGCGTGAAAACCCTGCCGGGGGTTCGCGAAGCCATTGAGAAAAAAGATGTCGGGGAAGCTGAGCAGATGACCAAAGTCCTGGCTGAAACTCTGGAC is part of the candidate division KSB1 bacterium genome and encodes:
- a CDS encoding M28 family peptidase, producing the protein MLKKSFILLTLLISNSFASLTFAQNSSMLGFTQASAEKQRELEQQIIGKPSGDRMLIYHKAMTAEPHHAGTAANVRTAEYFAEKLREFGFDEIEMNTYEALLPRPIERLVELLEPEKFTLKLMEPAFPEDPDSGQEGVLPPFNAYSADGDVTAEVVYVNYGIPADYDILDSLGISVEGKIVIARYGKSWRGIKPRLAGERGAIGCLLYSDPADDGFAKGDVLPQGKWRPGDGVQRGSVMDMPTYPGDPQTPMWPSKIGAERIPLKEITTLQKIPVLPISYNDALPILRNIGGETVPESWRGGLPITYHHGPGPAKVHMKLKFDWGVRPIVNVIGYLRGSEEPDKIIMTGGHRDAWTFGGRDPISGAVSLLESARVIADLAKKGFWPKRTIAFASWDGEEYGLIGSTEYGEEFAEKLQSEMVVYLNRESYTAGDFSAAGSHSLQPFINEISREVRVPGDSLTIHESWSKQFDETELVAQGARKDVRLGALGSGSDYTVFLDHLGIPAINLGFSSGNGIYHSRYDSHWFFTTHGDPGFAFGEKQAELVAIFLTRMANADVLPFTYTSTTETIDRYLDELDEELKKRDLNESIHLATIHAANAELQATATVLDGEIRRISQMSAAEIDRQSDPIKQLNNLLLKAEQGFLHQDGLPGRPWYRHQIYAPGFYTGYGVKTLPGVREAIEKKDVGEAEQMTKVLAETLDQVRQTLLDAVVVAAAITKSRSRHTQK